One Scytonema millei VB511283 DNA window includes the following coding sequences:
- the pstA gene encoding phosphate ABC transporter permease PstA, producing the protein MATNNIEDRYAEEFPTPKMEHSYTTPRTAIGLALTVLAFLLLGVALLPLFLVIGFVIVKGANRLNFELFTGSIPVALQPGGGIAPAIVGTLIVVGIATAISIPFGVLAAVYLSEFSSGRIARWIRFATNVLSGVPSIIVGIFAYGVIVLTTNTYSAVAGGFALAILMLPIVVRTADESLQLVPQEIRWASVGVGASNFQTVLTVVLPAAMGAIATGVTLAIARAAGETAPLIFTALFSQYWPRGIWEPVPTLSVLIYNFAAVPYQNQQEIAWAASLILVLLILLASILARWVASRSTY; encoded by the coding sequence ATGGCAACTAATAATATTGAGGATCGCTATGCCGAAGAATTTCCAACTCCGAAAATGGAGCATTCCTACACTACTCCTCGAACGGCGATCGGATTGGCGCTGACAGTATTAGCATTTTTACTACTAGGAGTTGCCCTGCTACCGCTGTTTTTGGTAATTGGCTTTGTCATTGTTAAAGGCGCAAATCGACTTAACTTTGAATTATTTACAGGCTCGATCCCCGTAGCACTACAACCAGGCGGAGGTATCGCTCCGGCAATTGTGGGAACGCTGATTGTGGTTGGAATTGCTACTGCAATCAGCATTCCCTTTGGCGTGCTAGCCGCAGTTTATTTATCAGAATTTAGCTCTGGTAGAATAGCTAGGTGGATTCGTTTTGCTACTAATGTTCTTAGTGGAGTTCCTTCCATCATCGTTGGTATTTTTGCTTATGGCGTTATCGTTCTGACGACCAATACTTACTCTGCTGTGGCGGGGGGATTTGCCCTAGCCATTCTCATGTTGCCAATTGTAGTACGGACTGCTGATGAGTCTTTGCAGCTCGTACCGCAAGAGATACGCTGGGCATCAGTTGGGGTGGGAGCTTCTAACTTTCAAACCGTGTTGACAGTAGTATTACCTGCGGCGATGGGGGCGATCGCTACTGGAGTGACCTTGGCGATCGCCCGTGCGGCGGGAGAAACTGCACCACTGATTTTTACAGCGTTGTTCTCTCAATACTGGCCTAGAGGTATTTGGGAGCCTGTCCCAACCCTCTCTGTTTTGATCTATAACTTTGCTGCCGTACCTTATCAGAATCAGCAAGAAATCGCCTGGGCAGCTTCCCTAATCCTGGTGCTTTTGATTTTGCTTGCCAGTATTCTCGCTCGCTGGGTAGCAAGTAGATCGACTTACTAA
- the pstC gene encoding phosphate ABC transporter permease subunit PstC, whose product MNTTTNNSQMTAQEARSGTEKTIDRSFFWTTRILALAVAGVLLWIAGQVAWNSIPAIQQFGLEFLATAAWNPVEELYGVLPMAYGTVVSSFIALLLAVPVGLACAIVLSENFLPLSIRTSLTFLVELLAAIPSVVYGLWGIYVLIPFLQPIGRWFHDNFGYIPLFATQYAGPGMLPAGVVLAIMILPIIAAISRDSLAAVPSELRWGSYGIGSTRWQTIFSVLIPAAFSGIVGGIMLGLGRALGETIAVTLVIGNSNNLSFSILAPANTIASLLANQFAEASGLQKSSLFYAGLVLFVITLIVNILAYWIIQRVKKY is encoded by the coding sequence ATGAATACTACAACTAATAACTCCCAGATGACAGCGCAAGAAGCGCGGTCTGGAACTGAAAAAACAATAGATCGAAGTTTTTTTTGGACTACACGAATACTAGCACTAGCTGTAGCTGGAGTTCTGTTGTGGATAGCCGGACAAGTAGCTTGGAATTCTATCCCTGCGATTCAACAATTTGGCTTAGAATTTCTCGCAACTGCTGCTTGGAATCCGGTTGAAGAACTCTATGGCGTACTGCCTATGGCTTATGGAACAGTAGTAAGTTCCTTCATCGCATTGCTATTAGCTGTTCCAGTTGGCTTAGCGTGTGCGATCGTTTTGAGCGAAAATTTTTTACCATTGTCAATTCGGACTTCACTGACTTTTTTGGTAGAACTGCTAGCAGCAATTCCCAGTGTTGTCTATGGCTTGTGGGGCATATATGTTTTGATCCCGTTTCTGCAACCGATTGGCAGGTGGTTCCACGATAATTTCGGTTATATACCCCTATTTGCCACACAGTACGCGGGACCAGGTATGTTACCTGCTGGAGTCGTCCTGGCGATTATGATTTTACCAATTATTGCAGCCATCTCCCGCGATTCCCTCGCTGCCGTTCCTAGCGAACTTCGATGGGGTTCTTATGGCATCGGCTCGACGCGCTGGCAAACAATTTTTAGCGTTCTAATCCCAGCCGCATTTTCAGGTATTGTGGGTGGTATTATGCTAGGTCTGGGGCGGGCGTTAGGAGAAACAATTGCTGTTACTTTGGTAATTGGAAATAGTAATAATTTAAGTTTTTCAATTTTAGCACCAGCAAATACAATCGCTTCTCTACTAGCTAATCAATTTGCCGAGGCATCTGGATTGCAAAAGTCCTCTTTATTTTATGCTGGGCTAGTTTTGTTTGTCATCACGTTAATTGTCAATATTTTGGCGTATTGGATTATTCAAAGGGTGAAAAAGTATTAA
- the pstB gene encoding phosphate ABC transporter ATP-binding protein PstB: MYSRNQTDDRLAQPVPADPRDMVLRTERVNVYYGDTLAVQEVSMDILKNSVTAFIGPSGCGKSTLIRCFNRLNELIDGCRVEGKVIYRGKDLYAAKIDPVAVRRRIGMVFQKPNPFPKSIYENIAYGARVVGFKGDMDELVERSLQRSGLWNEVKDKLKSSGLSLSGGQQQRLCIARAIALKPEVVLMDEPASALDPISTQRIEELIHELKQEYTIVIVTHNMQQAARVSDYTAFFNAEAGDNGKRFGYLVEYDRTEAIFESPQQSSTKEYVSGRFG; the protein is encoded by the coding sequence ATGTACTCTAGAAATCAGACCGACGATCGCTTGGCTCAACCAGTGCCAGCCGATCCACGCGATATGGTATTACGGACAGAAAGAGTGAACGTGTACTACGGCGACACTTTAGCAGTGCAAGAAGTTTCGATGGACATTTTGAAAAATAGCGTTACTGCCTTTATCGGACCCTCTGGTTGTGGTAAAAGTACGCTAATTCGCTGCTTCAATCGGCTCAATGAACTCATTGATGGCTGTCGGGTAGAAGGTAAAGTGATTTACCGTGGTAAAGACCTTTATGCAGCCAAAATCGATCCAGTTGCAGTGCGGCGGCGGATCGGTATGGTATTTCAAAAACCGAATCCTTTCCCGAAGTCAATTTATGAAAATATTGCCTATGGTGCTAGGGTAGTTGGTTTCAAGGGCGATATGGATGAATTAGTCGAGCGATCGCTCCAGCGATCGGGTTTGTGGAATGAAGTCAAAGATAAACTCAAAAGCAGTGGCTTGTCGCTCTCTGGCGGACAACAACAGCGTTTGTGTATTGCACGGGCGATCGCGCTTAAGCCAGAAGTCGTCTTAATGGATGAACCTGCTTCCGCTCTCGACCCGATATCTACCCAGCGCATAGAAGAACTAATTCACGAACTGAAGCAGGAGTACACGATTGTCATCGTGACTCACAATATGCAACAAGCAGCACGAGTCTCAGATTACACTGCTTTCTTTAATGCCGAAGCAGGAGATAACGGGAAACGCTTTGGTTATCTTGTAGAGTACGACAGAACTGAAGCAATTTTTGAGAGTCCTCAGCAATCTTCTACTAAAGAGTACGTCAGCGGTCGCTTTGGTTAA
- a CDS encoding eCIS core domain-containing protein yields the protein MTEETWGQAGIVAYQAAARWMYANNGSGRALDDLQKQYLRIYFGDLVDRVAIAYNAKLMDGWLYADFKIDIGQVDAIAQTYCDRIYLEGSYKSGDPVQLALLAHELVHARQCESLGGETQFGYAYFKEFRRAGQSYKDNKLEIEAKDFQKQFAGWLTHQLATDEVAPEEG from the coding sequence TTGACTGAAGAAACATGGGGTCAAGCAGGGATAGTAGCATATCAAGCCGCTGCTCGGTGGATGTATGCGAATAACGGTAGTGGTCGAGCATTAGACGATCTGCAAAAACAGTATTTACGCATCTATTTTGGCGATTTAGTCGATCGCGTGGCAATCGCCTACAATGCTAAATTGATGGATGGCTGGTTATATGCTGATTTCAAAATAGATATTGGACAAGTTGATGCGATTGCTCAGACTTATTGCGATCGCATTTACCTTGAAGGCTCCTATAAATCTGGCGATCCCGTTCAACTGGCATTATTAGCTCACGAACTCGTACATGCGCGGCAATGCGAGAGCCTTGGTGGGGAAACTCAGTTTGGATATGCTTACTTTAAAGAATTCAGAAGGGCAGGTCAAAGTTATAAAGATAATAAACTAGAAATAGAGGCTAAGGATTTTCAAAAGCAGTTTGCCGGATGGCTGACTCATCAATTAGCAACTGATGAAGTAGCACCAGAAGAAGGATAA
- the pstS gene encoding phosphate ABC transporter substrate-binding protein PstS has translation MLTKLSAIRRTFVLPLIAISLGTAACQPPNTAENTPGANPATSPAADTAAGENVTLTGAGATFPAPFYQRCFAEYNQKNPNVRVSYQPVGSGAGVEQFTQGTVDFGASDVAITEEQRKKIERGALTIPLSAGAIVLAYNLPGVEKPIRLPREIYPAIFTGEIKNWNNPQIAEANPGVNLPDLPITVVHRSDGSGTTAVFTEHLSEISPQWKGKVGAGKTVSWPVGIGAKGNQGVTAQIQQTKGAIGYVEYGYASQNKLPVAVLENNSGNFVEPTPETSANALESIELPENLVSFARDPQGEQSYPIVTYTWLLVYDQYQDQQKAQTIENVVNYALNECQKFSAELGYIPLPEGVVKKVTPTVEQIGS, from the coding sequence ATGCTGACTAAACTTTCTGCGATCCGACGAACCTTTGTTCTACCCTTAATTGCTATCTCTCTGGGGACTGCTGCTTGTCAACCGCCGAACACTGCTGAAAACACACCTGGAGCTAATCCCGCTACCTCTCCAGCCGCAGATACCGCAGCAGGTGAAAATGTCACCTTAACTGGTGCTGGAGCAACTTTTCCGGCTCCGTTTTACCAACGGTGTTTTGCCGAGTACAACCAAAAAAATCCAAATGTACGAGTTAGCTATCAACCTGTGGGTAGCGGAGCTGGTGTAGAGCAATTTACTCAAGGAACTGTGGACTTTGGCGCTAGCGACGTAGCAATTACAGAGGAACAAAGGAAAAAGATCGAACGGGGGGCGCTGACGATCCCCTTGAGTGCGGGGGCAATTGTCCTGGCATACAACTTACCTGGTGTAGAAAAGCCCATCCGATTGCCACGGGAAATTTATCCAGCAATTTTTACGGGTGAAATTAAGAATTGGAATAACCCCCAAATTGCCGAAGCTAATCCTGGCGTAAATTTGCCTGACTTACCGATTACAGTCGTCCATCGCTCTGATGGTAGCGGGACTACAGCCGTTTTCACCGAACACTTGAGTGAAATTAGCCCGCAGTGGAAAGGTAAAGTCGGGGCGGGTAAAACTGTAAGTTGGCCCGTCGGTATTGGAGCAAAAGGAAACCAAGGTGTAACGGCTCAGATTCAGCAAACCAAAGGAGCAATTGGCTATGTGGAATACGGCTATGCTTCGCAGAATAAGCTACCTGTAGCTGTTTTAGAAAATAATTCCGGCAATTTTGTCGAACCGACACCAGAAACATCTGCTAATGCCTTGGAATCGATCGAACTACCTGAGAACTTGGTTTCTTTTGCTAGAGATCCTCAAGGAGAACAATCTTATCCAATTGTGACTTACACCTGGCTGCTAGTTTACGACCAATATCAAGACCAACAAAAAGCCCAAACCATAGAAAACGTGGTGAACTATGCATTGAATGAGTGTCAAAAATTCAGTGCAGAGCTAGGCTATATCCCTTTACCGGAAGGAGTTGTCAAAAAAGTCACGCCAACTGTAGAGCAGATTGGTAGTTAA
- a CDS encoding DUF1206 domain-containing protein: MRKLNTDNSWIERVARFGYAVKGVVYLIVGLLAMPVALGIGDEAPGTSDVLQIIVTQPFGKFLLTVVAVGLASYAVWRFFQAFVDPEYQSNNANRVIPRLGYAISGASYAGLAVTAVQIIAGVSSDNRWRQDWTARLLAQPFGQWLVGIVGVVVLGIGVSFAYVAFTERFRQRLQLKQMSTAQVKWAMGIGRFGVTARGVAFGVIGLLLIQAAVQSDPDEVQGLGGALQTLAEETFGRWLLGIIAVGLIAYAIHLLILARYRRIRI; this comes from the coding sequence ATGCGAAAGCTCAATACTGACAACTCGTGGATTGAGCGAGTAGCCAGGTTCGGCTATGCAGTTAAAGGAGTGGTTTACTTAATTGTCGGTTTGCTAGCAATGCCTGTAGCACTCGGCATTGGTGACGAAGCACCTGGGACGAGTGATGTTCTCCAGATAATTGTGACGCAACCATTTGGTAAATTTTTGCTGACGGTAGTGGCTGTCGGTTTAGCTAGCTATGCAGTTTGGCGTTTCTTTCAAGCGTTTGTAGATCCTGAATATCAAAGCAATAATGCTAACAGAGTTATCCCCCGCCTGGGCTACGCGATTAGCGGCGCGAGTTACGCAGGTCTAGCCGTTACTGCCGTACAGATTATTGCTGGTGTATCAAGTGACAATCGTTGGAGACAGGACTGGACGGCACGTTTGCTAGCACAACCCTTTGGACAATGGCTGGTCGGGATTGTTGGAGTCGTGGTGCTAGGCATAGGCGTTTCCTTTGCGTATGTAGCCTTTACCGAACGATTCCGTCAACGGCTGCAATTAAAACAAATGAGTACTGCCCAGGTAAAATGGGCGATGGGTATCGGTAGATTTGGTGTTACTGCCCGTGGCGTTGCTTTCGGTGTTATCGGTCTGCTTCTGATTCAAGCCGCCGTTCAGTCCGACCCAGACGAAGTTCAAGGACTGGGTGGGGCGTTGCAAACGCTAGCAGAAGAAACATTTGGTCGCTGGCTTTTGGGTATTATTGCAGTCGGTCTGATTGCTTATGCCATCCACTTGCTGATCCTGGCACGGTATCGACGGATTCGGATCTGA